From the Amycolatopsis thermoflava N1165 genome, one window contains:
- a CDS encoding phage holin family protein, with protein sequence MSSQEHERNGRDAHGAVPYIPLSPEAESTSDGQSIGSLVSQATQHLSTLVRAEVELAKSEVMGEVKKGAKGSVFFIVAGVIGLYSSFFFFFFLGELLSEWLKRWAAFGIVFLLMLLVAGLFGLLGYRKVKKIRAPERTITSVKDTAAALKPRRDTVPEHS encoded by the coding sequence GTGAGCAGCCAGGAGCACGAACGCAACGGTCGGGATGCCCACGGGGCCGTGCCCTACATCCCACTGAGCCCGGAGGCCGAGTCCACGTCCGACGGCCAGTCGATCGGCAGCCTTGTCAGCCAGGCCACCCAGCACCTGTCCACGCTGGTCAGGGCCGAGGTCGAGCTGGCGAAGTCCGAGGTGATGGGCGAGGTCAAGAAGGGCGCCAAGGGCAGCGTCTTCTTCATCGTCGCCGGGGTGATCGGGCTCTACAGCTCGTTCTTCTTCTTTTTCTTCCTCGGCGAGCTGCTGTCCGAGTGGCTCAAGCGGTGGGCCGCGTTCGGCATCGTGTTCCTGCTGATGCTGCTGGTCGCGGGGCTGTTCGGCCTCCTCGGCTACCGCAAGGTCAAGAAGATCCGGGCGCCGGAGCGCACCATCACCAGCGTCAAGGACACGGCCGCGGCCCTCAAGCCGCGCCGGGACACCGTCCCCGAACACAGCTGA
- a CDS encoding GntR family transcriptional regulator — protein MPATSKPAQSGRAKAYDYLKNTVLADPDAEGGFISEQEVAERVGVSRTPVREALLQLAAEELVQLVPNRGAYIAPLTGRDLRDLVELRGLLERFAAERVMADGTVPWRAMQKVLEQQERCDDPASAKEFIELDAHFHTLLVEAAGNSMLSRTYTALRARQVRAGLVALRRSGTRHAEVIHEHQAIVTALANGEVEAALAAIDDHHAQTLKHQLTTT, from the coding sequence ATGCCGGCGACGAGCAAGCCCGCCCAGTCCGGGCGGGCGAAGGCCTACGACTACCTGAAGAACACCGTGCTGGCCGACCCCGACGCCGAGGGCGGCTTCATCAGCGAACAGGAGGTCGCCGAGCGCGTCGGCGTCTCCCGCACCCCCGTACGCGAGGCGTTGCTGCAGCTCGCGGCCGAGGAACTGGTGCAGCTCGTGCCCAACCGGGGCGCGTACATCGCGCCGCTGACCGGGCGCGACCTGCGGGACCTCGTCGAACTGCGCGGACTGCTCGAACGGTTCGCGGCCGAACGGGTCATGGCGGACGGGACCGTGCCGTGGCGGGCCATGCAGAAGGTCCTCGAACAGCAGGAGCGATGCGACGACCCGGCGTCGGCCAAGGAGTTCATCGAACTCGACGCGCACTTCCACACGCTGCTCGTCGAGGCCGCGGGCAACTCGATGCTGAGCCGGACCTACACCGCGCTCCGAGCCCGGCAGGTGCGTGCCGGGCTCGTCGCGCTGCGGCGGTCAGGCACCCGGCACGCGGAGGTCATCCACGAGCACCAGGCCATCGTGACCGCACTGGCCAACGGTGAGGTCGAGGCGGCGCTGGCCGCCATCGACGACCACCACGCCCAGACGTTGAAGCATCAGCTGACGACCACCTGA
- a CDS encoding dihydrofolate reductase family protein, translating into MATAVLDMSMSLDGYVAGPNDGPGNPGGDGFMRLHEWAFTPDFQPRQSGPSAELMDRIGAAGAVVSGRRTAEQVDHWGGDHGGMGIPIFVPSHRPPGPEVAGYPLVTYVDGIVEAMARAKAAAGDRRVHVIGAYTGQRAIEAGVLDEVQIHQIPVLFGGGRRLFDVLPARVELEILEVIDTPEATHIRYRVPR; encoded by the coding sequence ATGGCCACAGCAGTGCTCGACATGTCGATGTCGCTCGACGGCTACGTAGCGGGCCCGAACGACGGACCGGGAAACCCCGGCGGCGACGGCTTCATGCGCCTGCATGAATGGGCGTTCACCCCGGACTTCCAACCGCGCCAATCCGGCCCGAGTGCCGAGCTGATGGACCGGATCGGCGCGGCCGGCGCGGTCGTCAGCGGGCGGCGGACCGCGGAGCAGGTCGACCACTGGGGTGGCGACCACGGGGGCATGGGCATCCCGATCTTCGTGCCCAGCCACCGGCCGCCCGGCCCGGAGGTGGCCGGTTACCCGCTGGTGACCTACGTGGACGGCATCGTCGAGGCGATGGCACGGGCGAAGGCCGCCGCCGGCGACCGCCGCGTGCACGTCATCGGCGCGTACACCGGGCAGCGGGCGATCGAGGCGGGCGTGCTGGACGAGGTGCAGATCCACCAGATCCCCGTGCTGTTCGGCGGCGGCCGCAGGCTGTTCGACGTACTGCCCGCGCGGGTCGAGCTGGAGATCCTCGAGGTGATCGACACGCCCGAGGCAACCCACATCCGCTACCGCGTACCGCGCTAG
- a CDS encoding DUF2848 domain-containing protein, whose protein sequence is MPTLSFDLPDGTTVTTPVTTLLNAGYAGRDQADVAAHVAELAELGVPAPKVTPALYPVAPYLAAQTDEVPAQHDRTSGEAEWALVITAEGVLLTVACDHTDRELEVHGVAWSKNAAPDVLGRKAWRLDDVADRLDSLTLRGWADGQLIQDGTLAELLTPQHWLDVLRERGLYEPGVVLISGTIPMVPGVNQFAGEWRVELGDPATGNTIEAAYRVRRLPEAIG, encoded by the coding sequence ATGCCGACGCTGAGCTTCGACCTGCCCGACGGCACGACGGTGACCACTCCGGTGACGACCCTGCTGAACGCCGGGTACGCGGGCCGCGACCAGGCGGACGTCGCCGCGCACGTCGCCGAGCTGGCCGAGCTGGGCGTGCCGGCGCCGAAGGTCACGCCGGCGCTGTACCCGGTCGCCCCGTACCTGGCCGCCCAGACCGACGAGGTGCCCGCCCAGCACGACCGCACGTCCGGCGAGGCGGAGTGGGCGCTGGTGATCACCGCCGAGGGGGTGCTGCTCACCGTCGCGTGCGACCACACCGACCGGGAGCTCGAGGTGCACGGCGTGGCGTGGAGCAAGAACGCGGCGCCGGACGTGCTGGGGCGCAAGGCGTGGCGGCTGGACGACGTGGCGGACCGGCTGGACTCGCTGACGCTGCGCGGCTGGGCCGACGGGCAGCTGATCCAGGACGGCACGCTTGCCGAGCTGCTGACGCCGCAGCACTGGCTCGACGTGCTGCGCGAGCGCGGCCTGTACGAGCCGGGGGTCGTGCTGATCTCCGGGACCATCCCGATGGTGCCGGGGGTGAACCAGTTCGCCGGCGAATGGCGGGTCGAACTGGGCGACCCGGCGACCGGCAACACGATCGAGGCGGCCTACCGCGTCCGACGGCTGCCGGAGGCGATCGGCTGA
- a CDS encoding DUF6319 family protein, whose translation MSLDTTTTPQEQDTPVTPAPVTDDSAAAPAPAAPSAESEEAKPKRGRPKASAAKKTRTVELTLTVTGTADGEWQAELKHGSKWVAQGLKIPASAVSRAAKELHEDLSTPIDEVINAAVEQQKAKVAALEAELEQARQALAELDA comes from the coding sequence ATGAGCTTGGACACCACGACCACCCCGCAGGAGCAGGACACCCCCGTCACGCCGGCGCCGGTCACGGACGACTCCGCAGCCGCTCCCGCTCCCGCCGCCCCCTCCGCCGAAAGCGAGGAAGCCAAGCCCAAGCGCGGCCGCCCGAAGGCCTCCGCCGCGAAGAAGACCCGCACCGTCGAGCTCACGCTCACCGTCACCGGCACCGCCGACGGTGAGTGGCAGGCTGAGCTCAAGCACGGCTCGAAGTGGGTCGCGCAGGGGCTGAAGATCCCGGCCTCCGCCGTGTCCCGCGCGGCCAAGGAGCTGCACGAGGACCTGTCGACGCCGATCGACGAGGTGATCAACGCCGCCGTCGAGCAGCAGAAGGCCAAGGTCGCCGCGTTGGAGGCCGAGCTGGAGCAGGCCAGGCAGGCCCTCGCCGAGCTCGACGCCTGA
- a CDS encoding alpha/beta fold hydrolase — protein MTPPDPSIVRIDGPWAHRDVSANGIRLHVAEAGHGPLVLFLHGFGQFWWTWRHQLTALADAGYHAVAADLRGYGDSDKPPRGYDAWTLAGDVAGLVRALGERQAHLVGHAWGGLLAWTAAALHPRVVASVTVLGGAHPMALRSAIGRTAFRRKGSNQTRALAHLFRFQVPMAPERWLTEDDGANLEGLLRAWSGPRWTATRDFDTSAAMFREAVRIPGVAHSALEYYRWAFRAQFRGEGRRFASAVGTRVAAPVLQIHGAADPCVLPETARASAPWRGPHSALEELPDIGHFPQLEAPAETTKALLDFLAKA, from the coding sequence GTGACGCCGCCCGACCCGTCCATCGTCCGGATCGACGGGCCGTGGGCGCACCGCGACGTGTCCGCGAACGGCATCCGGCTGCACGTCGCCGAGGCCGGGCACGGGCCGCTGGTGTTGTTCCTGCACGGCTTCGGGCAGTTCTGGTGGACCTGGCGGCACCAGCTCACCGCCCTCGCCGACGCGGGTTACCACGCGGTCGCGGCCGACCTGCGCGGCTACGGCGATTCGGACAAACCCCCTCGCGGCTACGACGCGTGGACGCTCGCCGGTGACGTCGCAGGCCTGGTCCGCGCGCTCGGCGAACGGCAGGCGCACCTGGTCGGGCACGCGTGGGGCGGGCTGCTGGCCTGGACGGCGGCCGCGCTGCACCCGCGGGTCGTGGCTTCCGTGACCGTGCTGGGCGGCGCGCACCCGATGGCCCTGCGCAGCGCGATCGGCCGTACCGCGTTCCGGCGCAAGGGGTCCAACCAGACGCGGGCCCTGGCACACCTGTTCCGCTTCCAGGTGCCGATGGCGCCCGAGCGGTGGCTCACCGAGGACGACGGCGCGAACCTGGAGGGCCTGCTGCGCGCCTGGTCCGGCCCACGGTGGACGGCGACGCGCGACTTCGACACCAGCGCCGCGATGTTCCGCGAAGCGGTCCGGATCCCTGGTGTCGCGCACAGCGCGCTGGAGTACTACCGGTGGGCGTTCCGGGCCCAGTTCCGCGGCGAAGGACGCCGGTTCGCGAGCGCGGTGGGCACGCGCGTGGCGGCGCCGGTGCTGCAGATCCACGGTGCCGCGGACCCGTGCGTGCTGCCGGAGACCGCCAGGGCGTCCGCCCCGTGGCGCGGCCCGCACTCCGCTCTGGAGGAGCTGCCGGACATCGGTCACTTCCCGCAGCTGGAGGCACCCGCCGAGACCACCAAGGCGCTGCTGGACTTCCTGGCGAAGGCCTGA
- a CDS encoding RNA polymerase sigma factor yields the protein MSLAVDEALLRGLTPTVLAILVRRGADFAAAEDAVQEALVEALRVWPADPPRDPKGWLVTVAWRKFLDATRADVARRRREDLVDEEPEPGQAVGVDDTLQLYFLCAHPSLSPSSAVALTLRAVGGLTTRQIAAAYLVPEATMAQRISRAKRTVSGVRFDQPGDVATVLRVLYLVFNEGYSGDVDLAAEAIRLTRQLAAVIDHPEVAGLLALMLLHHARRASRTAPDGSLVPLAEQDRGRWDTRLIAEGVEILQAALARDRLGEFQAQAAIAALHADAPTAEETDWVQIVEWYDELVRLTDSPVVRLNRAVAVGEADGPRAGLAELASLDEGLPRYAAVSAYLHERDGDLASAARLYAEAAAKATNLAERDHLTRQAARLNTRLRG from the coding sequence ATGAGCCTCGCGGTGGACGAGGCCCTGCTCCGTGGTCTCACCCCGACTGTGCTCGCGATCCTCGTCCGCCGCGGAGCCGACTTCGCGGCGGCCGAGGACGCGGTGCAGGAGGCGCTGGTCGAGGCGTTGCGTGTGTGGCCCGCTGACCCGCCGCGCGATCCGAAGGGCTGGCTGGTCACCGTCGCCTGGCGGAAGTTCCTCGACGCGACCAGGGCGGACGTGGCCCGGCGCCGTCGTGAGGACCTCGTCGACGAGGAGCCGGAGCCCGGGCAGGCCGTCGGCGTGGACGACACGCTCCAGCTGTACTTCCTGTGCGCGCACCCGTCGCTGAGCCCGTCTTCCGCGGTCGCGCTCACGTTGCGCGCGGTCGGCGGCCTGACCACCCGGCAGATCGCCGCCGCGTACCTGGTGCCGGAGGCGACGATGGCGCAGCGCATCAGTCGCGCCAAGCGGACGGTCTCCGGGGTGCGCTTCGACCAGCCCGGCGACGTCGCCACCGTGCTGCGCGTGCTCTACCTGGTGTTCAACGAGGGGTACTCCGGTGACGTCGACCTGGCGGCCGAGGCGATCCGGCTGACTCGCCAGCTCGCGGCGGTGATCGACCACCCCGAGGTGGCCGGGCTGCTCGCCCTGATGCTGCTGCACCACGCCCGGCGCGCGAGCCGGACCGCGCCCGACGGCAGCCTGGTGCCGCTCGCCGAGCAGGACCGCGGCCGGTGGGACACCCGCTTGATCGCGGAGGGCGTGGAGATCCTGCAGGCGGCGCTGGCCCGTGACCGGCTCGGCGAGTTCCAGGCGCAGGCCGCGATCGCCGCCCTGCACGCCGACGCGCCCACCGCGGAGGAGACCGACTGGGTGCAGATCGTCGAGTGGTACGACGAGCTGGTGCGGTTGACGGACAGCCCGGTGGTGCGCCTGAACCGCGCGGTGGCGGTCGGCGAGGCGGACGGCCCCCGCGCGGGCCTGGCGGAACTCGCGTCGCTGGACGAAGGACTGCCGAGGTACGCCGCGGTATCGGCGTACCTGCACGAACGCGATGGTGACCTGGCGAGCGCCGCCCGGCTGTACGCGGAGGCCGCCGCGAAGGCCACGAACCTCGCCGAGCGCGACCACCTGACCCGCCAAGCCGCACGACTGAACACGAGGCTGCGCGGTTGA
- a CDS encoding YciI family protein, with protein MAKYLLLKHYRGAPAAVNDVPMDQWTPEEVTAHVQYMRDFAARLEETGEFVDGQALAPEGTWVRYDGEGRPPVTDGPFPETKDLIAGWMVIDVDSHERAVELAGELSAAPGAGGKPIHEWLELRPFLAEPPTVTE; from the coding sequence ATGGCCAAGTACCTGCTGCTCAAGCACTACCGGGGCGCTCCGGCGGCGGTCAACGACGTGCCGATGGACCAGTGGACGCCGGAGGAGGTCACCGCGCACGTGCAGTACATGCGGGATTTCGCGGCCCGGTTGGAGGAGACCGGTGAGTTCGTCGACGGTCAGGCGCTGGCGCCGGAGGGGACGTGGGTGCGCTACGACGGGGAGGGTCGTCCGCCGGTGACCGATGGCCCGTTCCCGGAGACGAAGGACCTGATCGCGGGCTGGATGGTGATCGACGTGGACAGCCACGAGCGTGCGGTCGAGCTGGCCGGGGAACTGTCGGCCGCGCCCGGCGCGGGCGGGAAGCCGATCCACGAATGGCTCGAGCTGCGCCCCTTCCTCGCCGAGCCGCCCACCGTCACGGAATGA
- a CDS encoding peptide MFS transporter, with amino-acid sequence MTTSTEAKRDTRFFGHPIGLANLFGVEMWERFSYYGMLGILPIYLYYSVAEGGLAMPEATATSIVGAYGGLVYLSTIVGAWVADRLLGSERTLFYSAVLIMIGHISLAFLPGFLGIGVGLVCVAIGSGGLKGNATAVVGTLYGEKDERRDAGFTIFYMGVNLGGFVGPLLTGLAQSEVGFHLGFGLAAIGMAIGLTQYTVFRRNLPDTAREVPNPLPAQRRPAVGGVLLVLVAVIVAAVLSGIVTAANLSDVVVWIVGIASVVYFAVILTSSKITAIERRRVLSFIPMFIASAAFFALYQQQFTVVAVYSDQRLDRDLFGWEMPVSWVQSINPVFILLLAPVMAALWIKLGSRQPSTPIKFALGTSVMGVAFLLFLFFAGGAGNSTPLLALVGILLVFTVAELMLSPVGLSLSTKLAPDAFRTQMVALNFLSVSLGTALSGSLAEYYGTDHEASYFGIVGGVAVVIGVVLALISPFVRKLMSGVR; translated from the coding sequence GTGACGACCTCCACCGAGGCGAAGCGCGACACCCGGTTCTTCGGGCACCCGATCGGGCTCGCGAACCTGTTCGGCGTCGAGATGTGGGAACGCTTCTCGTACTACGGGATGCTCGGCATCCTGCCGATCTACCTCTACTACTCGGTCGCCGAGGGCGGCCTCGCGATGCCGGAGGCCACCGCCACCAGCATCGTCGGGGCCTACGGCGGTCTGGTGTACCTGTCCACGATCGTGGGCGCCTGGGTCGCCGACCGCCTGCTGGGGTCCGAGCGCACGCTGTTCTACAGCGCCGTGCTGATCATGATCGGGCACATCAGCCTCGCGTTCCTGCCCGGTTTCCTGGGGATCGGCGTCGGCCTGGTGTGCGTCGCAATCGGCAGCGGCGGGTTGAAGGGCAACGCCACCGCGGTCGTCGGCACGCTCTACGGCGAGAAGGATGAGCGGCGCGACGCCGGCTTCACGATCTTCTACATGGGCGTCAACCTGGGCGGGTTCGTCGGCCCGCTGCTCACCGGGCTGGCGCAGAGCGAGGTCGGCTTCCACCTCGGGTTCGGGCTCGCCGCGATCGGCATGGCGATCGGCCTGACCCAGTACACGGTCTTCCGGCGCAACCTGCCCGACACCGCCCGCGAGGTGCCCAACCCGCTGCCCGCGCAGCGGCGGCCCGCGGTCGGCGGGGTGCTGCTGGTGCTGGTCGCCGTCATCGTGGCGGCCGTGCTGAGCGGGATCGTCACCGCGGCCAACCTGTCCGACGTGGTCGTGTGGATCGTCGGCATCGCGTCGGTCGTCTACTTCGCGGTGATCCTGACCAGCAGCAAGATCACCGCCATCGAGCGGCGGCGGGTGCTGTCGTTCATCCCGATGTTCATCGCCAGCGCCGCGTTCTTCGCGCTCTACCAGCAGCAGTTCACGGTGGTCGCGGTGTACTCGGACCAGCGGCTGGACCGCGACCTGTTCGGCTGGGAGATGCCGGTGAGCTGGGTGCAGTCGATCAACCCGGTGTTCATCCTGCTGCTCGCGCCCGTGATGGCCGCGCTCTGGATCAAGCTGGGCTCGCGTCAGCCGTCGACGCCGATCAAGTTCGCGCTCGGCACGTCCGTGATGGGTGTGGCGTTCCTGCTTTTCCTGTTCTTCGCCGGCGGCGCCGGAAACAGCACGCCGCTGCTCGCGCTGGTCGGGATCCTGCTGGTGTTCACCGTCGCGGAGCTGATGCTGTCGCCGGTCGGCCTGTCCCTGTCGACGAAGCTGGCGCCGGACGCGTTCCGCACGCAGATGGTCGCGTTGAACTTCCTGTCGGTCTCGCTGGGCACCGCGCTGTCCGGCTCGCTGGCCGAGTACTACGGCACCGACCACGAGGCGTCGTACTTCGGCATCGTCGGCGGGGTCGCCGTCGTGATCGGTGTGGTGCTGGCGCTGATCAGCCCGTTCGTGCGAAAACTGATGTCGGGCGTGCGCTAG
- the nhaA gene encoding Na+/H+ antiporter NhaA, whose protein sequence is MGQPRRPASEFVRYLRTETTGGMILLAATAIALIWANSPIGESYRVVRDFHVGPHLLHLNLSIGDWAKDGLLALFFFVAGLELKRELVVGELSQLKKAVLPIIAAVGGMIVPAVVALLVGDGAEGMERAWAIPTATDIAFALGVLALTASNLPSSARVFLLSLAVVDDLGAIILIAVLFTTSFNLVAALVAVAALALYAFLQHKRVRAWWIYVPLAVVVWVAVHSAGVHATIAGVALGLLTRVRPDPDEEHAPAIRLEHRLQPWSAAVAVPVFALFAAGIAVSGDSLGRVFTEAVPLAVFLGLVVGKAVGIFGACFAAVKLRLAEKPRGVGWRDIAALSLLGGVGFTVSLLIADLALDGETSDLARTAVLLASAVCSLTGAAVLLRRNKVHAAAED, encoded by the coding sequence GTGGGCCAGCCGCGCCGCCCCGCCAGCGAATTCGTGCGTTACCTGCGCACCGAAACCACCGGCGGGATGATCCTGCTCGCCGCCACCGCCATAGCCCTGATCTGGGCGAACTCGCCGATCGGCGAGTCCTACCGGGTGGTGCGCGACTTCCACGTCGGCCCGCACCTGCTGCACCTGAACCTGTCGATCGGCGACTGGGCCAAGGACGGCCTGCTCGCGCTGTTCTTCTTCGTCGCCGGGCTCGAGCTCAAGCGCGAGCTGGTCGTCGGCGAGTTGTCGCAGCTCAAGAAGGCCGTGCTGCCGATCATCGCCGCCGTCGGCGGCATGATCGTCCCCGCCGTGGTCGCCCTGCTCGTCGGCGACGGCGCGGAGGGCATGGAGCGCGCGTGGGCGATCCCGACCGCGACCGACATCGCGTTCGCGCTGGGTGTGCTCGCCCTCACCGCGTCGAACCTGCCGAGCAGCGCGCGCGTGTTCCTGCTGTCGCTGGCGGTCGTCGACGACCTGGGCGCGATCATCCTCATCGCCGTGTTGTTCACCACGTCCTTCAACCTGGTCGCCGCGCTGGTCGCGGTCGCCGCGCTCGCGCTGTACGCGTTCCTGCAGCACAAGCGGGTGCGGGCGTGGTGGATCTACGTGCCGCTCGCGGTCGTCGTGTGGGTCGCGGTGCACTCGGCCGGCGTGCACGCCACGATCGCCGGCGTCGCGCTCGGCCTGCTCACCCGCGTGCGGCCGGACCCGGACGAGGAGCACGCGCCCGCGATCCGGCTGGAACACCGGCTGCAGCCGTGGTCGGCGGCGGTCGCCGTGCCGGTGTTCGCGCTGTTCGCCGCCGGTATCGCGGTCAGCGGCGACTCGCTCGGCCGCGTCTTCACCGAGGCCGTGCCGCTCGCGGTGTTCCTCGGGCTGGTGGTCGGGAAGGCGGTCGGGATCTTCGGCGCCTGCTTCGCGGCGGTGAAGCTGCGGCTCGCGGAGAAGCCGCGCGGGGTCGGCTGGCGGGACATCGCGGCGTTGTCGCTGCTCGGCGGCGTCGGGTTCACGGTGTCGCTGCTGATCGCGGACCTCGCGCTGGACGGCGAAACGAGTGACCTGGCCCGCACGGCGGTGCTGCTGGCCTCCGCCGTGTGCTCGCTGACCGGCGCGGCGGTGCTGCTGCGGCGCAACAAGGTACACGCCGCAGCGGAGGACTAA
- a CDS encoding MFS transporter encodes MTSVTPTVDRASLRRAFLASLSGTSLEWYDFAAYSVAAATVFGHQFFPAGDPLVSTMAAFSTYAVGYLSRPLGGFVFGRLGDVLGRKRVLVITLLLTGIATFLIGVLPTHSAIGGTAAVLLVLLRFAQGVGIGGEWGGAVLLSSEFGDPKKRGFWASAAQVGPPAGNLLANGVLALLALLLTEEQFDSWGWRVAFLLSAVLVAFGLWIRLKLEETPVFKRIAESGERPSAPISEVFKYERRALLAAIFVRVCPDVLYALFTVFVLTYMTQELGMSRSQGLTAVMIGSAGQLVLMPAFGALSDRMNRRKLYLFATIAAAIWPFVFFPLVSGRSFGLLLVGIVIALVIHAALYGPQAALITEQFTERLRYTGSSLAYTLAGVIGGAIAPLLFTSLLAGFDSWVALALYVVVTAVVSIVGIALAREARAETQVVVS; translated from the coding sequence ATGACCTCGGTAACGCCGACCGTGGACAGGGCGTCGCTACGGCGTGCCTTCCTGGCCAGCCTGTCCGGCACGTCGCTGGAGTGGTACGACTTCGCGGCCTACTCGGTGGCCGCGGCCACCGTGTTCGGACACCAGTTCTTCCCGGCAGGCGACCCGCTGGTCAGCACGATGGCCGCGTTCTCCACCTACGCCGTCGGTTACCTCTCCCGTCCGCTCGGCGGGTTCGTCTTCGGCCGTCTCGGCGACGTGCTCGGCCGCAAGCGAGTCCTGGTGATCACGCTGCTGCTCACCGGCATCGCCACCTTCCTCATCGGCGTCCTGCCGACCCACTCCGCGATCGGCGGCACGGCGGCGGTGCTGCTGGTCCTGCTGCGCTTCGCACAGGGCGTCGGCATCGGCGGCGAGTGGGGCGGCGCGGTGCTGCTGTCCAGCGAGTTCGGCGATCCGAAGAAGCGCGGGTTCTGGGCCTCCGCCGCCCAGGTCGGCCCACCTGCCGGCAACCTGCTCGCCAACGGTGTGCTCGCGCTGCTGGCCCTGCTGCTGACCGAGGAGCAGTTCGACTCGTGGGGCTGGCGCGTGGCGTTCCTGCTGTCCGCCGTGCTCGTCGCCTTCGGCCTGTGGATCCGGCTCAAGCTGGAGGAGACCCCGGTCTTCAAGCGCATCGCGGAGAGCGGTGAGCGACCCAGCGCGCCGATCTCCGAGGTCTTCAAGTACGAGCGCCGGGCCCTGCTGGCCGCGATCTTCGTCCGCGTCTGCCCCGACGTGCTGTACGCGCTGTTCACCGTCTTCGTGCTGACCTACATGACCCAGGAGCTGGGCATGTCCCGCAGCCAGGGCCTGACGGCGGTGATGATCGGGTCGGCCGGCCAGCTCGTCCTGATGCCGGCGTTCGGCGCCCTGTCGGACCGCATGAACCGCCGCAAGCTCTACCTCTTCGCGACCATCGCCGCGGCGATCTGGCCGTTCGTGTTCTTCCCGCTGGTGTCCGGCCGCTCGTTCGGCCTGCTGCTGGTCGGCATCGTGATCGCGCTCGTCATCCACGCCGCGCTGTACGGGCCGCAGGCCGCGCTGATCACCGAGCAGTTCACCGAGCGCCTGCGCTACACCGGCAGCTCGCTGGCCTACACGCTCGCCGGCGTGATCGGCGGCGCCATCGCGCCGCTGCTGTTCACCTCGCTGCTGGCCGGTTTCGACAGCTGGGTCGCGCTCGCGCTGTACGTCGTGGTGACCGCGGTGGTCAGCATCGTCGGCATCGCGCTCGCGCGGGAGGCCCGCGCCGAGACTCAGGTGGTCGTCAGCTGA
- a CDS encoding VIT family protein, translated as MTETKDAAEAHAHEPHGERLGSRLNWLRAGVLGANDGIVSVAGLVVGVAGATTDHGAILMAGIAGLVAGALSMAGGEYVSVSTQRDTEQAALKLEKQELKTMPEAEERELADIYEDKGLSRELAEQVARELSRKDALAAHAEAELGIDPDELTNPWQAAWASFVSFSIGALIPLLAIALPPTSWRVWTCAIAVVAGLALTGYTSARLGSAGPGRAVARNVGVGALTMLVTYYVGTLFGITAG; from the coding sequence GTGACCGAGACGAAGGACGCCGCCGAGGCGCACGCGCACGAACCCCACGGCGAGAGACTGGGCAGCAGGCTGAACTGGCTGCGCGCCGGGGTTCTCGGGGCGAACGACGGGATCGTGTCGGTCGCCGGGCTCGTGGTCGGCGTCGCAGGCGCGACCACCGACCACGGCGCCATTCTGATGGCCGGAATAGCCGGGCTGGTCGCGGGCGCGCTTTCCATGGCGGGCGGGGAATACGTCTCGGTGAGCACCCAGCGGGACACCGAACAGGCCGCGCTCAAGCTGGAGAAACAAGAACTGAAGACGATGCCGGAGGCCGAGGAGCGGGAGCTCGCCGACATCTACGAGGACAAGGGCCTGTCCCGGGAGCTCGCCGAGCAGGTGGCCCGCGAGCTGTCGCGGAAGGACGCGCTCGCCGCCCACGCCGAGGCCGAGCTCGGCATCGATCCCGACGAGCTGACCAACCCGTGGCAGGCCGCGTGGGCGTCGTTCGTGTCGTTCTCCATCGGCGCGCTCATCCCGCTGCTGGCGATCGCGCTGCCGCCCACGTCGTGGCGGGTGTGGACGTGCGCGATCGCCGTCGTCGCGGGCCTCGCGCTGACCGGGTACACCAGCGCCCGGCTCGGCAGCGCCGGGCCGGGCCGGGCGGTGGCGCGCAACGTGGGCGTCGGCGCGCTGACCATGCTGGTCACCTACTACGTCGGCACGCTGTTCGGCATCACCGCCGGCTAG